The Allofrancisella frigidaquae genome has a segment encoding these proteins:
- the recB gene encoding exodeoxyribonuclease V subunit beta yields MQPLDIKEMPLTGRHIIEASAGTGKTYNITELYVRLLLKKNLLPKNILVMTFTKDATQEIIGRVESKIREKLTTYDNNSSERKHLKKALLEIDEAAIFTIHGFCKKVLSEQAFASGIDMDVSMEVDTSELLLEATREYFRKYINSNEAKFNLLRSANWHTPENFINGSGQSSKGFREVILSNNEIEALSFEVIEKQLYEEKLKAFEEVSIHCDFIFEKLVNNHSKKSEREQEWNIIKEWCLDYKLTSIPKELLNFVNGNRYRNLKEEFEPIFCNLKALKDKYIKEIKDIDTYKQVFKAYVLAKQICLDIREEFKNLKAKNAVLDFDDLIIKLRDALKTSQELALFLQKEYPVALIDEFQDTDNEQYEILDTIYPLKKEELFLVMIGDPKQAIYRFRGGDIYTYLRAKQSAKYIWTMDTNWRSTNQMIAAYNRLFYKSDILSASKDYKEDVFSQGIGYQVIKAAKTLGERNFDDNLAAINYFLYDPKHEDAEKNLTTDDLRLQLAKWTASEIVKLLKTQKVQEEDIAILVQNSNQAKLITENLKEVGLSSVYLSERSNIYATDEACQLYTLLNGLSNHQDQKLLRQALATAFFGKTADDFLDYRSFDTSLKWQQIVERVKQLRKIWFTQGVMALIMELLHNDFVVREFNKERILTNILHLAELIKIAENKYKSKDQLINWLEKQMNNQSSSGQTELRLESDEKLIKIVTIHGSKGLEYPVVFVPFASDAKLEKNSPINKISMLEKTYYQIGEDQLVIKNIRLQGLEEAMRLLYVAVTRAVDRCYIGVANFNKSQYSPLALFLEYTETASWKDKIQKVTNNPNNYSELIIFDEIDFIGYKSRNSSIDLDKLVAKRFTKKVEKDWQLMSFSSITRSIHTQYEQPLDFKIDELKEDDKGTNTSSELKFRAAKGADTGNLLHNILELSDFSKPLDDQIIKEQMMIYKVIEEADFVHLKAWIEEIVRADIPNLYKRDNYFKLQNLTMERTLREAEFYLPVTNVSLFKKDIYQILAKYRNSNSLECDYQRLFGMLHGFIDLIFEYEGRFYVADYKTNYLGDKISDYNQEAMEIKNQQSMYDLQYLIYGVALHRFLRQNLENYEFDKNFGGVYYFYLRGFKDGYGVYSVILEKQIVLTLDSLFGEDNGL; encoded by the coding sequence ATGCAACCATTAGATATAAAGGAAATGCCTTTAACCGGTCGCCATATTATAGAAGCTAGTGCCGGTACTGGTAAAACTTATAATATTACAGAACTATACGTTCGCTTATTATTGAAGAAAAACCTTTTACCTAAAAATATCCTTGTGATGACATTTACGAAAGATGCTACTCAAGAAATTATTGGTAGAGTAGAAAGTAAAATTAGAGAAAAGTTAACAACTTATGATAATAATTCTTCAGAGCGTAAGCACCTAAAAAAAGCACTTTTAGAAATAGATGAGGCTGCTATTTTTACCATACATGGATTTTGTAAAAAAGTTCTAAGTGAGCAAGCTTTTGCAAGTGGTATAGATATGGATGTATCTATGGAAGTTGATACATCCGAGCTATTATTAGAAGCCACACGGGAATATTTTCGTAAATACATTAACTCTAACGAAGCAAAGTTTAATCTGCTTAGGTCTGCAAATTGGCACACTCCTGAAAATTTTATAAATGGATCTGGTCAAAGCTCTAAAGGTTTCAGGGAGGTTATACTTTCTAATAATGAAATTGAAGCTTTATCTTTTGAGGTTATTGAAAAACAATTATATGAAGAGAAGCTAAAAGCTTTTGAAGAGGTCTCTATTCATTGCGATTTTATATTTGAGAAATTAGTAAATAATCATAGTAAGAAGAGTGAAAGAGAACAAGAATGGAACATTATAAAAGAATGGTGTTTAGATTATAAGTTAACTAGTATTCCTAAAGAGCTTTTAAATTTTGTAAATGGTAATCGTTATAGAAACTTAAAAGAAGAGTTTGAGCCGATTTTTTGTAATTTAAAAGCACTTAAAGATAAATACATTAAAGAAATTAAAGATATTGATACTTACAAGCAGGTTTTCAAAGCATATGTTTTAGCAAAACAAATTTGTTTGGATATTAGAGAAGAGTTCAAAAACCTTAAAGCCAAAAACGCTGTTTTAGATTTTGACGATTTGATTATAAAGTTACGAGACGCTCTAAAAACTTCGCAAGAGTTAGCATTATTTTTACAAAAAGAGTATCCTGTAGCACTAATTGATGAATTTCAAGATACTGATAATGAGCAATATGAAATATTAGATACTATTTATCCCCTTAAAAAAGAAGAGCTATTTTTAGTGATGATAGGTGACCCTAAACAGGCTATTTATAGATTTAGGGGTGGAGATATCTATACTTATCTAAGAGCTAAGCAAAGTGCAAAATATATTTGGACAATGGATACAAATTGGCGCTCTACTAATCAGATGATAGCAGCTTATAATAGATTATTTTATAAAAGTGACATTTTATCAGCATCTAAAGATTATAAAGAAGATGTTTTTAGTCAAGGTATTGGTTATCAAGTAATCAAAGCTGCTAAAACTTTAGGTGAGAGAAACTTTGATGATAACTTGGCAGCAATTAACTATTTTCTTTATGATCCAAAGCATGAGGATGCTGAAAAAAACCTAACAACAGATGATTTAAGACTACAACTTGCTAAGTGGACAGCAAGTGAGATAGTTAAATTATTAAAAACTCAAAAAGTCCAAGAAGAAGATATAGCTATATTAGTACAAAATTCAAACCAAGCTAAACTTATTACAGAAAACTTAAAGGAAGTTGGTCTTAGTTCAGTATATTTAAGTGAAAGAAGTAATATTTATGCTACAGATGAGGCTTGTCAGTTATATACTTTATTAAATGGTCTTAGCAATCATCAAGACCAAAAACTCCTAAGGCAAGCTTTAGCTACAGCATTTTTTGGTAAAACGGCAGATGATTTTTTAGATTATAGAAGCTTTGATACAAGCTTGAAATGGCAGCAAATAGTCGAAAGAGTTAAGCAATTAAGGAAAATATGGTTTACTCAAGGTGTTATGGCTTTGATTATGGAGCTTTTGCATAATGATTTTGTTGTCCGAGAATTTAACAAAGAAAGAATCCTTACAAATATTTTACATTTAGCAGAGTTAATAAAAATAGCTGAAAACAAGTATAAATCAAAAGATCAGCTTATTAATTGGTTAGAAAAGCAGATGAATAATCAAAGTTCATCAGGTCAAACTGAACTTAGGCTAGAAAGTGATGAAAAGCTAATAAAAATAGTTACTATTCATGGCTCTAAAGGCCTTGAATATCCTGTAGTTTTTGTGCCATTTGCTAGTGATGCTAAACTAGAAAAAAACTCTCCTATAAATAAAATTAGTATGCTTGAGAAAACTTACTATCAGATCGGTGAAGACCAGTTAGTTATAAAAAACATTCGATTACAAGGCTTAGAAGAGGCTATGAGGCTTTTATATGTAGCAGTTACTAGAGCAGTTGATAGATGCTATATTGGTGTTGCTAATTTTAATAAGTCACAATATAGTCCATTAGCATTATTTTTGGAGTATACAGAGACTGCTAGCTGGAAAGATAAGATTCAAAAAGTGACGAATAATCCAAATAATTATAGTGAGTTAATAATTTTTGATGAGATCGATTTTATTGGATATAAATCTAGAAATAGCTCTATAGATTTAGATAAGCTTGTAGCAAAAAGATTTACAAAAAAGGTTGAAAAAGATTGGCAGCTGATGTCATTTTCAAGTATTACTAGATCAATTCATACCCAATATGAACAGCCCTTAGATTTTAAAATTGATGAATTAAAGGAAGATGATAAAGGTACCAACACTAGTTCAGAACTAAAATTTAGGGCGGCCAAAGGAGCTGATACAGGTAATTTACTACATAATATACTTGAGTTAAGTGACTTTAGTAAGCCTTTAGATGATCAGATAATAAAAGAACAAATGATGATTTATAAGGTTATAGAGGAAGCTGATTTTGTTCATTTAAAGGCTTGGATAGAAGAGATTGTACGAGCTGATATTCCAAACTTATATAAAAGAGATAATTATTTCAAGTTGCAAAATTTAACTATGGAAAGAACCTTAAGAGAGGCTGAGTTTTATTTGCCTGTAACGAATGTATCACTATTTAAAAAAGATATTTACCAAATTTTAGCTAAGTATAGAAATTCAAATAGTTTAGAGTGTGATTACCAAAGATTATTTGGGATGTTACATGGCTTTATAGATCTTATATTTGAGTATGAGGGACGTTTCTATGTGGCTGATTATAAAACTAATTACCTGGGTGATAAAATAAGTGACTATAATCAAGAGGCTATGGAAATAAAAAATCAGCAAAGCATGTATGATTTACAATATTTAATATATGGTGTAGCACTACACCGCTTTTTACGACAAAATCTAGAAAATTATGAATTTGATAAAAACTTTGGTGGAGTGTATTATTTTTATTTAAGAGGTTTCAAGGATGGATACGGTGTTTATAGTGTTATTTTAGAAAAGCAAATCGTTCTAACCTTAGACAGTTTGTTTGGAGAGGATAATGGTTTATAA
- a CDS encoding DNA-directed RNA polymerase subunit alpha, with protein sequence MAIENLLHPTNIKINDYGKNATKFSFEALDRGAGYTLGFALKQTMLYSIGGACITSIKINDGKVTSLEDIIPCEETVADIILNVKALAVTLADNVDTGTIIFDLSGSAEEIFSEEAKLTEGLTINEDVFICSYIGGKKLKIEAKVEKGVGYRPALESFKDGEFLLDATFSPVTFCEFEVKNARVGRRTDLDSLGFDIKTNGNITSQDALRLAAAKIQSQLVNVVNVDEINQGVFVEDPTKNIDPLLLKHVEELNLTARSSNCLKAVNIRYIGELVQKTETELLKAPNFGKKSLNEIKDKLVELDLSLGTIINNWPEGL encoded by the coding sequence ATGGCTATAGAAAATTTACTACACCCTACTAATATTAAGATAAATGACTACGGTAAAAATGCAACTAAATTCTCTTTTGAAGCGCTAGATAGAGGTGCTGGTTACACTCTTGGTTTTGCCTTAAAGCAGACTATGCTTTACTCTATTGGCGGAGCGTGTATTACTAGTATCAAAATTAACGATGGTAAAGTTACTTCTTTAGAAGATATAATTCCATGTGAAGAAACTGTTGCTGATATTATCCTAAATGTTAAAGCTCTTGCTGTAACATTAGCTGATAATGTAGATACAGGAACTATTATTTTTGATTTATCAGGTTCTGCTGAAGAGATTTTTTCTGAAGAAGCTAAATTAACTGAAGGTTTGACTATAAATGAAGATGTGTTTATTTGTAGCTACATAGGTGGTAAAAAACTTAAAATAGAAGCTAAAGTTGAAAAGGGCGTTGGCTATAGACCAGCATTAGAAAGTTTCAAAGATGGTGAATTCTTGCTAGATGCTACTTTTTCGCCAGTCACTTTTTGTGAGTTTGAAGTTAAAAATGCCCGTGTTGGCAGACGTACAGATCTTGATAGTTTAGGCTTTGATATTAAAACTAATGGTAATATAACTTCTCAAGATGCTTTAAGACTAGCAGCTGCTAAGATTCAAAGTCAATTAGTTAATGTGGTTAATGTTGATGAAATAAACCAAGGTGTTTTTGTAGAAGACCCTACTAAAAATATAGATCCTTTATTGTTAAAGCACGTTGAAGAGTTGAATCTAACAGCAAGATCCTCAAACTGTTTAAAAGCAGTAAATATTAGGTATATAGGTGAGCTTGTACAAAAAACAGAAACAGAGTTACTAAAAGCACCAAATTTTGGTAAAAAATCTTTAAATGAAATCAAAGATAAATTAGTAGAATTGGATTTATCTTTAGGTACTATCATAAATAATTGGCCAGAAGGCTTATAA
- a CDS encoding replication-associated recombination protein A, translating into MKHIPLAARLRPQNIEEVAGQEHLLTENGVLTKIFSKADSVCSLILCGKTGVGKTTVARIIAKSKDLEFFELSAVDSGVKEVKKIIADNEHLDSFVLFLDEIHRFNKSQQDLLLPYVESGRIILIGATTENPTYYLNDALISRVFILRLKRLDQLGTQNLIQRALKQDAILSKYNISLENDLTSAIYNYSEGDCRKILNLVERMFLISDQSDTIVFNKELFDKAVGETTRNFHRDGKEFYEQLSAFHKSIRGTDSDAAIFWLGLMLENGVDPLVIARRMLCIASEDIGNADPQALRVALDAWNAYEKLGMPEGRLALSQAAIYLAVAPKSNACYKAYKKALEVIKSKGNIDVPQHLKNYKDSKYLYPHDYPNSYVKQQYLPVDIDQHFYTPTANGFESKIKTKLDSINKIRLN; encoded by the coding sequence ATGAAACACATTCCACTAGCTGCTAGATTGCGACCACAAAATATTGAGGAAGTAGCTGGGCAAGAGCATCTACTTACTGAAAATGGCGTTTTAACCAAGATATTTAGTAAAGCTGATAGTGTTTGTTCTCTAATCTTATGCGGCAAAACAGGTGTTGGTAAAACTACTGTTGCAAGGATTATAGCTAAATCAAAAGACTTGGAATTTTTTGAATTATCAGCTGTAGACTCAGGGGTGAAAGAGGTTAAAAAAATAATAGCTGATAACGAGCATTTAGATAGTTTTGTTTTATTCTTAGATGAAATTCATCGCTTTAATAAATCTCAACAAGATTTGCTTTTGCCGTATGTGGAGTCAGGAAGAATAATTTTAATAGGGGCTACTACCGAGAATCCAACTTATTACTTAAATGATGCTTTAATCTCTCGAGTGTTTATACTACGATTAAAAAGACTAGATCAATTAGGTACGCAAAACTTAATTCAAAGGGCACTAAAACAAGATGCTATACTTTCAAAATATAATATTTCTTTAGAAAACGATCTTACTAGCGCGATATATAATTATAGTGAAGGCGATTGTCGTAAGATTTTAAACTTAGTAGAAAGAATGTTTTTGATTAGTGACCAGTCAGATACTATTGTTTTCAACAAAGAGTTGTTTGATAAGGCTGTTGGTGAAACAACTAGAAATTTTCACCGTGATGGTAAAGAATTTTATGAGCAATTATCAGCTTTTCATAAATCTATAAGAGGGACTGATTCTGACGCGGCTATATTTTGGTTAGGGTTGATGTTAGAAAATGGAGTAGATCCTTTAGTTATAGCTAGAAGAATGCTTTGTATAGCTTCTGAAGATATTGGTAATGCTGATCCACAAGCTTTAAGAGTCGCGTTAGATGCTTGGAATGCTTATGAGAAACTAGGTATGCCTGAAGGTAGGTTAGCTTTATCTCAAGCAGCTATATACCTAGCAGTAGCACCTAAAAGTAATGCTTGCTATAAGGCATATAAGAAAGCTTTAGAGGTAATTAAGAGTAAAGGAAATATAGATGTACCTCAACATCTTAAAAATTATAAAGACAGCAAATACTTATACCCTCATGATTACCCAAACTCGTATGTGAAGCAACAATATTTACCTGTAGATATAGATCAGCATTTTTATACACCCACAGCAAATGGTTTTGAAAGTAAGATTAAAACAAAGCTTGATAGTATAAATAAAATAAGGCTCAATTAA
- the rho gene encoding transcription termination factor Rho, with the protein MNLNELKYKSVNELMDIAQSLDLESLRARKQELIFSILKYHADNGEDIYGEGILEVLQDGYGFLRSSDSSYFASPDDIYVSPAFIRKLNLRTGDSIVGKIRPPRDSEKYFAVKHIDSVNFDSPELARKKILFENLTPEYAKERLTMEIGNGSSEDLTARVIDLAAPFGKGQRGLIVAPPKTGKTIMMQNIATSIAKNHPECNLIMLLIDERPEEVTEMQRSVRGEVVASTFDEPAARHVQLAEIVIEKAKRLVEHKQDVVILLDSITRLARAYNTVSPASGRVLSGGVEANALQKPKRFFGAARNTAEGGSLTIIATALVETGSKMDEVIFEEFKGTGNMELHLDRKIAERRVYPAISFDRSGTRREELLTTPEELQKLWILRKILGGMEDVQAMEFLTEKMKGTLTNEEFFETMKRGTI; encoded by the coding sequence ATGAATTTAAATGAATTAAAGTATAAATCTGTAAACGAGCTAATGGATATAGCTCAAAGCTTAGATCTTGAGTCACTACGTGCAAGAAAACAAGAACTTATTTTCTCTATCTTAAAATACCATGCTGATAATGGCGAGGACATTTATGGTGAAGGTATTCTTGAAGTTTTACAAGACGGTTATGGTTTTTTAAGATCTTCTGATAGCTCATACTTTGCCAGTCCAGATGATATTTATGTATCACCTGCTTTTATTAGAAAACTAAACCTACGCACTGGTGATAGTATTGTTGGTAAAATTCGACCTCCTCGTGATAGCGAAAAATACTTTGCTGTTAAACACATCGATAGTGTTAATTTTGATTCTCCTGAACTTGCTAGAAAAAAGATTCTTTTTGAAAACTTAACGCCAGAGTATGCTAAAGAAAGGCTAACCATGGAGATCGGCAACGGTTCTAGTGAAGATCTCACAGCCAGGGTTATAGATTTAGCAGCCCCATTCGGTAAAGGTCAACGTGGTTTGATTGTGGCACCACCTAAAACTGGTAAAACAATTATGATGCAAAATATCGCAACCTCAATTGCTAAAAACCATCCTGAATGTAACTTAATTATGCTTTTAATTGATGAACGCCCTGAAGAAGTAACTGAAATGCAACGTTCAGTACGTGGTGAAGTTGTAGCTAGTACTTTCGATGAGCCTGCTGCACGCCACGTTCAATTAGCTGAAATTGTGATAGAAAAAGCTAAAAGACTAGTCGAGCATAAACAAGATGTTGTAATCCTACTAGACTCTATCACAAGGCTTGCACGTGCTTATAACACTGTATCACCAGCATCTGGTCGTGTGCTATCTGGTGGTGTTGAAGCAAACGCTTTACAAAAGCCAAAAAGATTCTTTGGTGCTGCTCGTAACACTGCTGAAGGTGGTAGCCTAACAATCATTGCTACAGCCCTTGTAGAAACAGGTTCTAAGATGGACGAGGTTATTTTCGAGGAGTTCAAAGGTACTGGTAACATGGAGCTACACCTTGATCGTAAGATTGCTGAGCGTCGCGTGTATCCTGCGATTAGCTTTGATAGGTCTGGTACGCGTAGAGAAGAGCTACTTACTACTCCAGAAGAATTGCAGAAGCTTTGGATTTTACGTAAGATTCTTGGTGGTATGGAAGATGTTCAAGCTATGGAATTTTTGACTGAAAAAATGAAAGGCACATTAACAAATGAAGAGTTCTTTGAGACTATGAAGAGAGGGACTATTTAA
- a CDS encoding Ppx/GppA family phosphatase, whose translation MSKIVATIDLGSNSFHMLISEIKTSGEVVILSKQKQKVQLRAGLNNNLTISKEAQDRAIECLEFFAKEIKAYNVEYIRAVGTYTLRKAKNNIKGFKKRLDKALGTKIKIISGAEEARLVYVGARDNQDIHQKTLVIDIGGGSTELVIGRGNKILIARSLDMGCVGMQKDFFGNDKLDFSNFYTTVARAKKILGPIILKYKKVGWDVVLGSSGTIISVTNICQQMTGSSAITKEFLNNLITMMMDKRQVENISFEGLREDRESVLAGGVAILYAIFDCLGVSQMNLSNGAVREGMLYELVKSKYKIVIN comes from the coding sequence ATGTCTAAGATAGTAGCTACCATAGATTTAGGTTCAAATAGTTTTCACATGCTTATAAGTGAGATCAAAACTAGTGGTGAGGTAGTTATACTCTCTAAACAAAAACAAAAAGTACAACTAAGAGCAGGATTAAATAACAATCTTACAATAAGTAAAGAAGCGCAAGACCGTGCTATTGAATGTCTAGAGTTCTTCGCAAAGGAAATAAAAGCTTATAATGTAGAATACATTAGGGCTGTAGGAACTTATACTCTAAGAAAAGCCAAGAATAACATTAAAGGGTTTAAAAAAAGGCTTGATAAGGCATTAGGCACAAAAATAAAAATTATTTCAGGTGCAGAAGAGGCAAGATTAGTTTATGTTGGTGCTAGAGATAACCAAGATATTCATCAGAAGACTTTAGTTATAGACATCGGAGGTGGCTCAACTGAGCTTGTAATTGGTAGAGGTAATAAAATACTGATAGCGCGTAGCTTGGATATGGGTTGTGTGGGGATGCAGAAAGATTTTTTTGGCAATGATAAGTTGGATTTTAGTAATTTTTACACAACAGTTGCTAGAGCTAAAAAGATATTAGGACCGATTATTCTTAAATATAAAAAAGTTGGTTGGGATGTGGTATTAGGATCTTCGGGAACAATTATATCAGTAACGAATATTTGTCAGCAAATGACAGGGTCATCAGCTATTACTAAAGAATTTCTGAACAATTTGATCACCATGATGATGGATAAGAGGCAAGTTGAAAATATCAGCTTTGAAGGTTTGCGTGAAGACAGAGAAAGTGTATTAGCTGGTGGTGTGGCTATCCTATATGCGATATTTGACTGTTTGGGAGTTTCTCAAATGAATTTATCAAATGGTGCGGTACGAGAAGGTATGCTTTATGAGTTGGTTAAGAGTAAGTATAAGATTGTTATAAACTAA
- a CDS encoding site-2 protease family protein, with protein sequence MDINQLLLTILMAGIPLIFAITMHEAAHGLVAKLRGDNTAYMLGRVTLNPVPHIDLIGTILVPGLMLLSSLTAGFPFIFGWAKPVPVDYSKLKNPRSDMALVALAGPMTNFLMALLWALVAKYVTLRPYFQSMALYGVMINVVLMVLNLLPIPPLDGSKVISAFLSPNAAHKYNSYQHYGFIILLVLIIIPFAGSNLLFYIMDPFITGVMKLIQLVIF encoded by the coding sequence ATGGATATAAATCAACTACTTTTAACTATCTTAATGGCTGGTATTCCTCTAATATTTGCTATAACTATGCATGAAGCTGCTCATGGGCTTGTAGCAAAATTACGCGGAGATAATACAGCTTATATGCTTGGTCGTGTAACGCTTAATCCTGTACCTCATATAGATCTAATAGGCACAATTCTAGTTCCTGGGCTTATGTTATTATCATCACTTACTGCTGGCTTTCCTTTTATCTTTGGTTGGGCAAAACCTGTACCTGTTGATTACAGTAAGCTTAAAAATCCTCGTTCAGATATGGCTTTAGTTGCTCTAGCTGGTCCTATGACAAATTTTCTAATGGCTTTACTTTGGGCTTTAGTTGCCAAATACGTAACTTTACGTCCTTATTTTCAGAGCATGGCTTTATATGGTGTGATGATAAATGTAGTTTTAATGGTGTTAAATTTGCTACCAATTCCACCATTAGATGGTAGTAAAGTTATTTCAGCATTTTTATCACCTAACGCAGCCCATAAATATAATAGTTACCAACACTATGGGTTTATTATTCTATTGGTACTAATTATCATCCCTTTTGCTGGCTCAAATCTTTTATTTTATATTATGGATCCATTTATAACTGGTGTTATGAAGCTTATACAACTAGTTATTTTTTAA
- the trxA gene encoding thioredoxin produces MSKCINITDSQFQDEVLNSNIPVLLDFWAPWCGPCKMLSPILDQVVEHYGDKIKVCKINIDDNEETATKFAVRGVPTLMVFKDGGHKETKVGVVQKSQLVSILDKYL; encoded by the coding sequence ATGTCAAAATGCATCAATATAACAGACAGCCAATTTCAAGATGAAGTGTTAAACAGCAATATCCCAGTTTTATTAGATTTTTGGGCTCCTTGGTGTGGGCCATGCAAAATGCTGTCTCCTATACTTGACCAAGTAGTTGAACACTACGGTGATAAAATCAAAGTTTGTAAGATAAATATTGATGATAATGAAGAAACTGCAACAAAATTTGCCGTTCGTGGTGTTCCTACTCTTATGGTTTTTAAAGATGGTGGACATAAAGAAACTAAAGTTGGTGTAGTACAAAAAAGTCAACTTGTATCAATCTTAGATAAGTATCTATAA
- a CDS encoding lipase family protein, with the protein MANVNDKENKGIYIINRGTDKAWDYWSDLKMGHGKLIPSAEIIPHMIAGIKFTGEVLAKYQVRSIGFSGHSLGGSIAQIQSIRFFDYKKGLSLAPTKCFEPFGTKSEVDPSFGFRFKNKYYYSDINLWKGFRSQVCNVGIDWKCNSWQELSDRLIHKYQRNAKFIANNIKNFIRQGDIIAELSAQIGDSIKLATNINNNYYNYIPQQTSGLIAVPQFLFELLRRLTIHKIGWYRYNAYAENGDLIPNQIDKKNLKIFKLSANYKDIQSFREAFKDDN; encoded by the coding sequence GTGGCGAATGTTAATGATAAAGAGAATAAAGGTATTTATATTATTAATAGAGGTACTGACAAAGCCTGGGATTATTGGTCAGATTTAAAAATGGGTCACGGTAAATTAATACCAAGTGCTGAAATCATTCCGCATATGATAGCAGGTATAAAATTTACAGGGGAGGTATTAGCTAAATACCAAGTAAGAAGTATCGGTTTTAGCGGTCATAGTTTAGGTGGCTCAATAGCGCAAATCCAAAGCATAAGATTTTTTGATTATAAAAAAGGCTTAAGCTTAGCTCCGACTAAGTGTTTTGAGCCTTTTGGAACCAAGTCAGAGGTTGATCCAAGTTTTGGCTTTAGGTTTAAAAATAAATATTATTATTCTGATATTAACTTATGGAAGGGTTTTCGTTCTCAAGTATGTAATGTGGGTATAGATTGGAAATGTAATAGTTGGCAAGAACTAAGTGATAGATTAATCCATAAGTATCAAAGAAATGCTAAATTTATAGCAAACAATATTAAGAATTTTATAAGGCAAGGCGATATAATAGCTGAGTTGTCAGCGCAAATAGGTGATTCAATAAAATTAGCAACAAACATTAATAATAATTACTATAACTATATACCACAGCAAACAAGTGGATTAATAGCTGTACCACAGTTTTTATTTGAGTTGTTAAGAAGATTGACTATACATAAGATAGGTTGGTATAGATATAATGCATATGCTGAGAACGGTGACTTAATTCCTAATCAGATCGATAAGAAAAATCTAAAAATATTTAAGCTTTCAGCAAATTATAAAGATATACAAAGTTTTAGAGAGGCATTTAAGGATGATAACTAA